A DNA window from Luteolibacter luteus contains the following coding sequences:
- a CDS encoding N-acetylmuramoyl-L-alanine amidase family protein has translation MKTMLNPLLARAAAALLALAAPAFAGTILIDPGHGGKDPGGSAEQLKESEWAISFAKALETELKAQGHIVILTRTEDQFLPLKDREALVHQAKADVVLGIHLSSSKNSSDHGIRIYRCPRAELADLSPKENELAEQIGKAFSAELSAKPVVSNGHLGRAFLGNKGALLLELGYLSNSDDLKNIRSPEYQRELIKALSGAVTGVLAQ, from the coding sequence ATGAAGACCATGCTCAATCCACTTCTCGCCCGTGCTGCAGCCGCCCTGCTGGCCTTGGCCGCGCCTGCCTTCGCCGGCACCATCCTCATCGATCCCGGTCACGGCGGAAAGGATCCGGGTGGCAGCGCGGAGCAGCTGAAGGAATCCGAGTGGGCAATATCTTTCGCGAAGGCACTGGAAACCGAGCTGAAGGCACAGGGCCACATCGTCATCCTCACCCGCACCGAGGACCAATTTCTGCCGCTTAAGGACCGCGAAGCACTCGTTCATCAAGCGAAGGCGGACGTCGTGCTCGGCATCCATCTTTCCTCCAGCAAGAACAGCTCCGACCATGGCATCCGCATCTACCGCTGCCCCCGGGCCGAACTGGCCGATCTCAGCCCGAAGGAGAACGAGTTGGCGGAGCAAATCGGAAAAGCCTTCAGCGCCGAGCTTAGCGCGAAACCCGTGGTCAGCAATGGCCACTTGGGAAGAGCATTTCTGGGGAACAAAGGCGCGCTGCTGCTGGAACTCGGCTACCTCTCGAACTCGGATGACCTGAAGAACATCCGGAGCCCCGAATATCAGCGGGAACTCATCAAGGCACTGTCCGGCGCGGTCACCGGTGTTCTGGCGCAGTAG
- a CDS encoding ABC transporter ATP-binding protein encodes MITIRNLRKRFRSHEALRGVNLDIPEGKVTAFLGPNGAGKTTTIKCALNFMERDEGDVSVMGCDARKLAKPEWQRIGYVSENRRLPEWLTVPKLMDYLRPMYGSRWDRDFEKTMIRDFQLPLKTRLSAMSRGQRMKAALLAALAYRPQLVVLDEPFSGLDPLVRDEFLSGLLEMTEAEGWTVWISSHDIEEVERFADRVAIIDDGRVDLQEEVDSLQGRFRNVELWFDGETALPDELPSCWLNAKTTGRTITFSDAGYDESSSRDLYPRIFPGCRRQEVDRMTLREVFVALARSYRSRTA; translated from the coding sequence ATGATCACGATCCGCAATCTCCGGAAACGTTTCCGCAGCCATGAGGCGCTGCGCGGCGTGAACCTCGATATCCCCGAGGGAAAGGTGACCGCTTTCCTCGGCCCGAATGGTGCGGGAAAGACGACCACCATCAAGTGCGCGCTGAACTTCATGGAGCGCGATGAAGGGGATGTGAGCGTGATGGGCTGCGATGCGCGGAAGCTGGCGAAGCCCGAGTGGCAGCGCATCGGCTACGTCTCCGAAAACCGCCGCCTGCCGGAGTGGCTCACGGTGCCGAAGCTCATGGACTATCTGCGGCCGATGTATGGATCCCGCTGGGACCGCGATTTCGAGAAGACGATGATCCGCGATTTCCAACTGCCGCTCAAGACACGGCTGAGCGCAATGTCTCGCGGGCAGCGGATGAAGGCCGCACTGCTGGCCGCGCTGGCCTATCGCCCGCAGCTCGTGGTGCTGGACGAGCCCTTCTCCGGACTGGATCCGCTGGTTCGGGATGAATTCCTCTCCGGACTTCTGGAAATGACGGAGGCGGAAGGATGGACCGTTTGGATCTCCTCCCACGACATCGAGGAGGTGGAGCGCTTTGCCGATCGCGTCGCGATCATCGATGACGGGCGTGTGGACTTGCAGGAGGAAGTGGATTCCCTTCAGGGCCGCTTCCGCAATGTCGAGCTGTGGTTCGATGGAGAGACCGCCTTGCCGGACGAGCTGCCCTCCTGCTGGCTGAATGCGAAGACCACCGGGCGCACGATCACCTTCAGCGATGCAGGCTACGATGAATCTAGTAGCCGCGATCTTTACCCCCGGATTTTCCCCGGCTGCCGCCGCCAGGAAGTGGACCGCATGACCTTGCGCGAGGTCTTCGTGGCCCTGGCCCGCAGCTACCGTAGCAGAACCGCCTGA
- a CDS encoding helix-turn-helix transcriptional regulator — protein sequence MLHAEVLRRLCLAREALRTDEEPHPSVSEIARRAGFAPHHFIRLFRAVFGGTPHQYRSIAQIDRAKQLLILTDLSVTEICLELGFSSLGSFSTLFTKRSGMTPSAWRQRYANPTPAKEMPAALIPGCLTLMGSPPVEKAISEKRPRQA from the coding sequence ATGCTGCACGCTGAAGTCCTGCGCCGACTCTGCCTCGCCCGCGAAGCCTTGCGGACTGATGAGGAGCCGCATCCTTCGGTGAGCGAGATCGCACGCCGCGCAGGTTTCGCGCCACACCATTTCATCCGGCTCTTCCGGGCTGTCTTCGGAGGAACACCTCATCAATATCGTTCGATTGCGCAGATTGACCGTGCCAAGCAACTGCTCATCCTCACGGACCTCTCCGTCACGGAGATTTGCCTGGAGCTCGGCTTTTCCAGCCTCGGCAGCTTCAGCACGCTTTTCACGAAACGCAGCGGCATGACACCTTCCGCATGGCGGCAACGCTATGCCAACCCCACTCCGGCCAAGGAAATGCCGGCAGCGCTAATTCCTGGCTGCCTCACGCTCATGGGCAGCCCCCCGGTCGAAAAGGCAATTTCCGAGAAGCGGCCCAGGCAAGCCTAG
- a CDS encoding beta strand repeat-containing protein, with protein sequence MKPINWLLPCHSSLALILIPLGTVSAATIDSANSGNWNEATTWSGGVVPQTGVADTAAILSGHTVIYTNGAPFAGLDGSNDFGVGNGNSVNINGGVLSQAEGGWWVRIGHKGAGTLNINDGRFHVTDSTGGGTNLQVGVEDNGNGTIKVGDNVGDAGSAVLNLRDRVDLSPNGGAFTMNLAPGTGTVGVVTINSDGVLEGDQKTWDGTTIVLNPHIRIGQSTSELESSLTVNEGGQFNARGNVEVGAGGGAKGLLHLNGAAARMDMSDGELTVGFTGTGAMKVENSAVFARTNTNEARSDLYVGRNDTGNGTLTIASGGQFRREAGGNVGDLRIGFSGTGVLDVQTDGVYENSSGNWDWLGQNTTGNGTVNVNGGSFQISSGSNLVVGADGTGTFNHNSGTTNVSGIRAGVNNGTGLVTVSNGTFTVRGGLYLGGDSTTSGGTGTATMNQSGGTLEVGGALVVGIAANHTGTYNLSGGTASHIGSDISVGESGTGSLIIGAGASLTDTSIADGQFFVGRNEGSSGTLIVNGTLDKSSGTSPIRVGNGNTDGVDNTNATGLLGGTGSISSGSGFRIGAKGTLTGGLSTTVGVLGLTGNLSFSSGGKLHVDIDGASADRVDVTGDLELASDSFTFNVLSAPSEETYVIAKYTGSLTGVISSANIPAGYALQHDVSTKEIKLTKSVGGGYMAFMEQFPGLSEADKLPTADPDQDGLSNLIEYAIAGLNPTAPDASPGTLANGVISFAKRDVAVANGDVSYVIEESTTLGAEPDPWTPVTTYLINDPTAISAEIPVGSAKHFARLVVTEI encoded by the coding sequence ATGAAACCGATTAATTGGTTGTTACCCTGCCACTCTTCCCTTGCTTTGATTCTAATCCCGCTGGGCACAGTCTCAGCGGCCACCATCGATTCCGCCAATTCAGGAAATTGGAATGAGGCTACAACCTGGTCCGGCGGAGTCGTCCCTCAAACCGGGGTGGCAGATACTGCCGCTATTCTCTCCGGCCACACAGTCATCTACACAAATGGAGCCCCGTTTGCAGGCTTGGATGGATCGAACGATTTTGGAGTGGGGAATGGCAACTCCGTAAACATCAATGGCGGTGTCCTCAGCCAGGCGGAAGGCGGATGGTGGGTTCGCATCGGGCATAAGGGTGCGGGTACCCTGAACATCAACGATGGGCGTTTTCATGTCACGGATTCAACCGGGGGCGGCACCAACCTCCAGGTAGGCGTTGAAGACAATGGCAACGGCACCATCAAGGTTGGCGACAACGTTGGGGATGCCGGGAGCGCCGTGCTCAACCTTCGGGACCGGGTGGATCTGTCCCCCAACGGCGGGGCGTTCACCATGAATCTTGCACCTGGCACAGGGACCGTAGGTGTCGTCACCATCAACTCTGACGGGGTTCTCGAGGGCGACCAAAAGACTTGGGACGGAACCACAATTGTCCTCAATCCCCACATCCGGATCGGGCAGTCGACTTCCGAACTCGAAAGCTCCCTCACGGTGAATGAGGGCGGGCAATTTAACGCCCGCGGCAATGTTGAGGTCGGGGCCGGAGGTGGTGCGAAAGGCCTGCTGCATCTGAATGGTGCGGCAGCCCGGATGGACATGTCCGACGGAGAGCTCACCGTCGGCTTTACTGGCACCGGCGCGATGAAGGTAGAGAACTCCGCTGTATTTGCCCGCACCAACACGAACGAAGCCAGGTCCGATCTCTACGTCGGTCGAAACGATACCGGCAACGGCACCTTGACCATCGCATCCGGCGGACAGTTCCGACGCGAGGCCGGAGGGAATGTTGGCGACCTGCGCATCGGCTTCAGTGGAACCGGTGTGTTGGACGTCCAAACCGACGGCGTCTACGAGAACTCATCGGGAAACTGGGATTGGCTCGGTCAAAATACCACCGGTAACGGCACCGTGAATGTGAACGGCGGCTCCTTTCAGATCTCCAGTGGCTCGAATCTCGTCGTGGGTGCGGACGGCACCGGAACTTTCAATCACAACAGCGGCACCACCAATGTCAGCGGAATCCGGGCTGGCGTGAACAACGGCACCGGTCTTGTCACGGTCAGCAATGGCACGTTCACGGTCCGAGGCGGACTCTACCTAGGCGGAGACTCCACTACAAGCGGAGGAACCGGCACCGCTACCATGAATCAAAGCGGGGGAACGCTCGAGGTTGGCGGGGCTCTCGTCGTCGGCATTGCAGCCAACCATACCGGCACTTATAACCTCAGTGGCGGCACCGCATCGCACATCGGCTCCGACATCAGCGTGGGCGAGTCCGGCACCGGCAGCCTCATCATCGGGGCGGGAGCTAGCCTCACTGATACTTCAATAGCCGACGGGCAATTCTTTGTGGGGCGTAACGAGGGATCCAGTGGCACGCTTATCGTCAACGGCACGCTCGACAAAAGCAGTGGCACGAGCCCGATACGTGTTGGTAATGGCAACACTGACGGGGTTGACAACACCAACGCCACAGGTCTCCTCGGCGGAACTGGCTCCATTTCCTCGGGTAGCGGCTTCCGCATTGGTGCGAAAGGAACGCTTACTGGCGGTCTAAGCACCACGGTCGGCGTGCTCGGTCTCACGGGGAATCTGTCCTTCTCCTCGGGTGGTAAACTCCATGTGGATATCGACGGTGCTTCTGCGGACCGGGTAGACGTTACTGGCGACCTGGAACTCGCGTCCGACAGCTTCACGTTCAATGTCCTCTCCGCGCCCAGCGAAGAGACTTACGTCATTGCCAAGTACACCGGCAGCCTAACCGGCGTGATCTCCAGCGCAAACATCCCTGCAGGATACGCACTCCAGCACGATGTCTCCACCAAGGAGATCAAGCTCACGAAATCGGTGGGCGGGGGCTACATGGCGTTTATGGAGCAATTCCCCGGTCTCAGCGAGGCGGACAAGCTCCCGACCGCGGACCCGGATCAGGATGGCCTCAGCAATCTGATCGAGTATGCCATTGCAGGCTTGAATCCGACAGCTCCTGACGCGTCGCCCGGTACACTTGCGAATGGCGTGATCAGCTTCGCAAAGCGCGATGTTGCCGTAGCCAATGGCGACGTCTCTTATGTGATTGAAGAATCAACCACCTTGGGTGCGGAGCCGGATCCTTGGACGCCGGTCACCACCTATCTCATCAATGACCCTACGGCCATTTCAGCTGAGATCCCGGTGGGATCGGCGAAGCATTTCGCTCGTCTCGTGGTCACCGAGATTTGA
- a CDS encoding VOC family protein codes for MKIKLSSIHVDNQDHALAFYTGVLGFQKSKDIPMGEFRWITVTSPEGHPDVELVLEPNANPTARAYQEGLMEQGIPCTAFEVEDVEAESKRLKESGVKFTMDPTDVGIVKIAIFADTCGNLLQIYEVKGE; via the coding sequence ATGAAAATCAAACTCAGCAGCATCCACGTCGACAATCAGGACCACGCGCTCGCCTTCTACACCGGAGTGCTCGGCTTTCAGAAGAGCAAGGATATCCCCATGGGCGAGTTCCGTTGGATCACAGTAACCTCCCCTGAAGGACACCCGGATGTCGAACTGGTGCTTGAGCCCAATGCGAATCCCACTGCCAGAGCGTATCAGGAAGGGCTAATGGAACAAGGCATTCCCTGCACGGCTTTCGAGGTGGAGGATGTTGAAGCCGAATCGAAACGCCTGAAGGAAAGTGGAGTAAAATTCACGATGGATCCCACCGACGTGGGCATCGTGAAGATCGCGATCTTTGCAGATACCTGTGGGAACCTTCTGCAGATCTACGAGGTAAAAGGCGAATAG
- a CDS encoding M16 family metallopeptidase: MRNPAPIILSLILAAAAAALIIRSPKAPPPPAAPPAEVAAETASKEEAAKTGAAGESSKPPSGDSGVVFVKTDASVAEAPAKTWPQEQSDIPADPKAVFGKLPNGMRYLIYPNAEPPGRVSLRMHIAAGSLMEADDQRGLAHFLEHMVFNGSKNFTPDELIPRMQRLGIAFGAHVNAYTSFDETVYMLDLPDLSKETMDLGFTVMRDFGDGAKLDIEEIDKERGVILSEKTSRDSVGYRLMEQQFEELLPSSLVTKRFPIGIEDVISKAPRERFVDFYTRYYTPERMTFVVVGDIKPEEIEAKIKESFSSLMNPQEPGKNPALGEIPNVEGIKPAVFSDKEVPATELSLVSVRPFSPVADTRTRRLSLLPLGIAHAAIGRRFERIAKQDGSAIAKGSASRDELFNYAELGSFDVTVTDDRWQEALPILEKEYRRALEFGFTDAEIAEAKANILNSYQQAVKTAPSRKSEGLATGIARSINDGSVFSTPETNLEIIEKGLDTITPETCHAAFREFWADRGLHLVLTTKVEPENARGVLQSIYEESRSEKVEAPEQKGAAAFGYTEFGAAGTVKSQKNVEDLGLTQAVLSNGVRLNFKQTDFEKGSIRLLARIGSGKLTQPKDTPGLDLFASSVFDAGGLGKHSVDDLQQILAGKNVGTGFAISDDVFTLSGRTTPEDLELQLQLMCAQLTDPGYRDEAMAQFKKAVPMIFQQLKHSPAGAQAGMDAWLHGGDSRFGVPDEAKLSSYTLEDAKKWLTPALTKDYLELSIVGDFDESTLLPLVLKTFGALPARAEEKPALAAARKVTVPKSPAEKTFTYESKIPQGTAMVIWKTDGLRGNTKLFRRLNLLGEILTDRLRKEIREKLGAAYSPNAGANGSEGLEGFGFLAAECVGKAEDTKRLADIAAELGATLAKDGTDDDELERARKPLQAQLEKSKRDNTYWLGTVMAQSQEDKERLDLIRGRDADYASITTKDLDEVAKKYLTEKSVLKVLIHPDPAAKEGE; the protein is encoded by the coding sequence ATGCGGAACCCCGCGCCTATCATCCTGAGCCTCATTCTGGCCGCTGCGGCGGCCGCCCTCATCATCCGTAGCCCGAAGGCGCCTCCCCCGCCCGCGGCTCCGCCAGCGGAAGTCGCGGCGGAAACGGCATCCAAGGAGGAGGCTGCCAAGACGGGGGCAGCGGGCGAAAGCTCCAAGCCGCCGTCCGGCGACTCCGGAGTGGTCTTCGTGAAGACCGATGCCTCGGTGGCGGAAGCCCCGGCCAAGACATGGCCGCAGGAGCAGAGCGACATCCCGGCCGATCCGAAGGCGGTCTTTGGCAAGCTGCCGAATGGCATGCGCTATCTGATCTACCCGAACGCCGAGCCGCCGGGCCGGGTGTCCCTGCGCATGCACATCGCCGCGGGCTCGCTGATGGAGGCGGATGACCAGCGCGGACTGGCTCACTTCTTGGAGCACATGGTCTTCAATGGCTCGAAGAACTTCACGCCGGACGAGCTGATCCCGCGCATGCAGCGCTTGGGCATCGCCTTCGGCGCACACGTCAATGCCTACACGTCCTTTGACGAGACCGTCTACATGCTGGACCTCCCGGACCTCTCGAAGGAGACGATGGATCTGGGATTCACGGTGATGCGGGACTTCGGTGATGGCGCGAAACTGGACATCGAGGAGATCGACAAGGAACGCGGCGTGATTCTCTCCGAGAAGACCAGCCGTGACTCCGTGGGCTACCGCCTGATGGAGCAGCAGTTCGAGGAGCTGCTCCCGAGCTCCCTGGTGACGAAGCGTTTCCCGATCGGCATCGAGGACGTGATTTCGAAGGCCCCGCGCGAGCGTTTCGTGGATTTCTACACCCGCTACTACACGCCGGAGCGCATGACCTTCGTGGTCGTCGGCGATATCAAGCCGGAGGAGATCGAGGCCAAGATCAAGGAAAGCTTCTCCAGCCTGATGAACCCGCAGGAGCCGGGGAAAAATCCCGCGCTGGGTGAGATCCCGAACGTGGAGGGCATCAAGCCTGCCGTCTTCTCCGACAAGGAGGTGCCCGCCACCGAGCTCTCGCTCGTGTCCGTGCGTCCCTTCAGCCCGGTGGCGGATACCCGCACGCGCCGTCTTTCCCTGCTGCCGCTGGGCATCGCCCACGCCGCGATCGGCCGCCGCTTCGAGCGGATCGCGAAGCAGGATGGTTCCGCGATCGCGAAAGGCAGCGCCAGCCGCGATGAGCTTTTCAATTACGCCGAGCTCGGCTCCTTCGATGTAACGGTGACCGATGACCGCTGGCAGGAGGCGCTGCCGATCCTGGAGAAGGAATACCGCCGTGCGCTGGAATTCGGCTTCACGGATGCGGAGATCGCGGAAGCGAAAGCGAATATCCTGAATAGCTACCAGCAGGCAGTGAAGACCGCGCCAAGCCGCAAGTCCGAAGGCCTCGCCACCGGCATCGCGCGCTCGATCAATGATGGCAGTGTTTTCTCCACCCCGGAGACGAATCTGGAAATCATCGAGAAGGGCCTCGACACCATCACCCCGGAGACCTGCCACGCCGCATTCCGCGAATTCTGGGCGGACCGCGGCCTGCACTTGGTGCTGACGACAAAGGTGGAGCCGGAGAATGCCCGCGGCGTCCTGCAGTCGATCTACGAGGAATCTCGTAGCGAGAAGGTGGAGGCACCGGAGCAAAAGGGTGCGGCGGCCTTCGGTTATACCGAATTCGGCGCGGCCGGGACGGTGAAGTCGCAGAAAAACGTCGAGGATCTCGGCCTGACGCAGGCGGTGCTCTCGAATGGCGTGCGCCTGAATTTCAAGCAGACGGACTTTGAAAAGGGCAGCATCCGCCTGCTCGCACGCATCGGCTCCGGCAAGCTGACCCAGCCGAAGGACACGCCCGGCCTGGATCTCTTCGCCAGCAGCGTCTTTGACGCCGGCGGACTCGGGAAACACTCCGTCGATGACCTCCAGCAGATCCTGGCGGGCAAGAATGTGGGCACCGGCTTCGCCATCTCCGACGATGTGTTCACGCTTTCCGGCCGCACCACGCCGGAGGATCTCGAGCTGCAGCTCCAGTTGATGTGCGCGCAGCTGACCGACCCGGGCTACCGCGATGAGGCGATGGCCCAGTTCAAGAAGGCGGTGCCGATGATTTTCCAACAGCTGAAGCACTCACCCGCGGGCGCTCAGGCCGGCATGGATGCCTGGCTGCACGGTGGCGATAGCCGCTTCGGCGTGCCGGATGAGGCGAAGCTTTCCTCCTACACGCTGGAAGATGCGAAGAAGTGGCTCACTCCCGCCCTGACGAAGGATTACCTAGAGCTGAGCATCGTCGGGGATTTCGACGAGAGCACGCTGCTGCCGCTCGTCCTGAAGACCTTCGGTGCCCTCCCCGCCCGTGCCGAGGAGAAGCCCGCACTGGCCGCCGCGCGCAAGGTGACAGTGCCGAAGTCTCCGGCTGAGAAAACCTTCACCTATGAGAGCAAGATCCCGCAGGGCACCGCGATGGTGATCTGGAAGACCGATGGCCTGCGTGGCAACACCAAGCTCTTCCGCCGCCTCAACCTGCTCGGCGAAATCTTGACCGACCGCCTGCGCAAGGAGATCCGCGAGAAGCTGGGCGCCGCCTATAGCCCGAATGCCGGCGCCAATGGCTCGGAAGGCCTCGAAGGCTTCGGCTTCCTCGCCGCCGAGTGCGTCGGCAAGGCGGAAGACACCAAGCGACTCGCAGACATCGCCGCGGAACTCGGCGCCACGCTCGCGAAGGATGGTACCGATGACGACGAACTGGAGCGCGCGCGCAAGCCGCTGCAGGCTCAGCTCGAGAAGTCGAAGCGCGACAACACCTACTGGCTTGGCACCGTGATGGCCCAGTCCCAGGAGGACAAGGAGCGCCTCGATCTGATCCGCGGTCGCGATGCCGACTACGCCAGCATCACCACCAAGGATCTGGATGAAGTCGCAAAGAAGTATCTCACCGAGAAGAGCGTCCTGAAGGTGCTTATTCACCCCGACCCCGCCGCGAAGGAAGGCGAGTAG
- a CDS encoding aldo/keto reductase, which translates to MAADQAAATSIPLRAIPSSGEKIPVLGVDSAANTPEKRSAEVEEFLKPFVEMGGKMVMVSPRHEGADEAIGNALGRLGVKDEVFLAGMIRVQGKEAGVTSMKETMVNLGTKKMDLMLISDLIDVKAHLNTLRGWKKDGLIRYLGLEVSFPVPQYLDETTRLAATEPLDFIQVRYSPNMPQADKKLLGVASDRGIAVIANNPLGGGNIAIKSQAMKLPGWATELGCKTWNQLFFKFTISHPAVTSSVLTMAAPSLLAEIAEAAQGPMLDAGLRTKLLELFSS; encoded by the coding sequence ATGGCCGCGGATCAAGCGGCTGCTACTTCAATCCCGCTGCGGGCAATTCCCTCTTCGGGTGAAAAGATCCCGGTGCTCGGGGTGGATTCGGCTGCCAATACTCCGGAGAAGCGGTCGGCCGAGGTCGAGGAGTTCTTGAAGCCCTTTGTTGAGATGGGAGGAAAGATGGTGATGGTCTCCCCGCGTCATGAAGGCGCGGACGAAGCCATCGGTAATGCACTCGGCAGGCTTGGCGTGAAGGATGAGGTTTTCCTCGCCGGGATGATCCGGGTACAGGGCAAGGAGGCAGGAGTGACCTCCATGAAGGAGACTATGGTGAATCTCGGCACAAAGAAGATGGACCTGATGTTGATATCAGACCTCATTGATGTGAAAGCGCACCTCAATACCCTCCGTGGTTGGAAGAAGGACGGGCTGATACGCTACCTCGGACTTGAAGTCTCGTTTCCTGTTCCCCAATACTTGGATGAGACGACACGGCTGGCAGCTACCGAACCCCTTGATTTCATCCAGGTCCGCTATTCGCCTAACATGCCCCAAGCGGACAAGAAGCTGTTGGGAGTCGCATCCGACAGGGGCATCGCAGTAATCGCGAACAACCCTTTGGGGGGCGGGAACATCGCCATCAAGTCTCAGGCCATGAAGCTGCCTGGATGGGCGACAGAGTTGGGGTGCAAGACTTGGAATCAGCTCTTCTTCAAGTTTACCATCTCTCACCCGGCGGTCACTTCATCGGTGCTGACGATGGCAGCTCCTTCGCTGCTTGCGGAGATCGCGGAGGCTGCACAGGGTCCGATGCTGGATGCTGGGCTCCGGACCAAACTCCTCGAACTCTTCAGCTCCTAG
- a CDS encoding GntR family transcriptional regulator, whose product MLPFVLRLREGEPVSDQIVRAAHHALASGELKEGDLFPSTRALAKHLKISPTTANKVIQQLRELGFLATRPGIGMVIQTPHLPELRQRLSLLEPAARRFMEEARALHLKVDDFETLLRSLEAPDDSQP is encoded by the coding sequence ATGTTGCCGTTTGTTCTACGTCTTCGGGAAGGCGAGCCGGTCTCGGATCAGATCGTCCGGGCGGCGCACCATGCCCTCGCCAGCGGAGAGCTGAAGGAGGGGGATTTGTTCCCCTCCACCCGCGCGCTGGCGAAGCATCTGAAGATCTCCCCAACCACTGCGAACAAGGTGATCCAGCAGCTCCGCGAGCTCGGCTTCCTGGCCACGCGGCCGGGGATCGGCATGGTCATCCAGACGCCGCATCTGCCGGAGCTCCGGCAGCGGCTTTCCCTGCTGGAGCCTGCTGCACGGCGCTTCATGGAGGAAGCACGAGCCCTGCACTTGAAGGTGGACGACTTCGAAACCCTGCTCCGGAGCCTGGAAGCTCCCGATGATTCCCAGCCATGA
- a CDS encoding aldo/keto reductase, which yields MNRRESLRLLTACAAVSPIRAADQAAPLSIPLRAIPFTGEKIPVFGVVSAPNTPEKRPAEVEEVLKPFVEMGGKMVMVSPRHEGADEVIGNALGKLGVKDKVFLAGMVRAQGKEAGVTSMKETMECLGTKKMDLMLVADLVDAKVHLDTLRGWKKDGLVRYIGLEHSIPSNRYFEEMTRLAASVPIDFIHIDYSISRSMADKRLLGVASDKGIAVIAARPLGGGEIAVKADTMELPGWAAELGCKSWHQLFLKFALSHPAITSSVITMPSPSSLAELAEAAHGPMLDAGLRTKLLDLFRS from the coding sequence ATGAATCGCCGGGAAAGCCTCCGTCTTCTCACCGCATGCGCAGCGGTGTCTCCGATTAGGGCCGCGGACCAAGCGGCTCCTCTTTCGATCCCGCTTCGTGCGATTCCTTTTACGGGTGAAAAGATTCCGGTGTTCGGGGTGGTTTCGGCTCCGAATACTCCGGAGAAGCGGCCCGCCGAGGTCGAAGAAGTCTTGAAGCCCTTTGTTGAGATGGGAGGAAAGATGGTGATGGTCTCCCCGCGTCATGAAGGCGCGGATGAAGTCATCGGCAATGCGCTCGGCAAGCTTGGGGTGAAGGACAAGGTTTTCCTCGCCGGGATGGTAAGGGCGCAGGGCAAGGAGGCGGGAGTGACTTCCATGAAGGAAACAATGGAGTGCCTCGGAACGAAGAAGATGGACCTGATGCTGGTGGCAGATCTCGTGGACGCCAAAGTGCACCTCGATACCCTGCGCGGATGGAAGAAGGACGGGCTGGTGCGATATATTGGACTCGAGCACTCGATTCCTTCCAATCGTTACTTTGAGGAGATGACGCGGTTGGCTGCCTCCGTGCCCATTGATTTCATTCACATCGACTATTCGATCAGCAGGTCCATGGCGGACAAGAGGCTGCTCGGAGTCGCCTCTGACAAGGGCATCGCGGTGATCGCGGCGCGTCCTTTGGGAGGCGGGGAAATTGCCGTGAAGGCGGATACCATGGAGCTGCCTGGATGGGCTGCCGAGCTAGGGTGCAAGTCTTGGCACCAGCTCTTCCTCAAGTTTGCGCTCTCCCATCCCGCGATCACATCATCAGTGATTACGATGCCCAGTCCTTCGTCGCTCGCGGAACTCGCCGAGGCCGCGCACGGGCCGATGCTAGATGCAGGCCTCCGGACCAAGCTCCTCGACCTCTTTCGCTCTTAG